GGCTTCACATTAAGAAAACAATTTCTTTGCTTGCTTTCTCATCTTCTTCATATTACGTTTGGAAGTCATATCTCCCAAAAAGTTTTGCACGTCATTATTTCGGCTAAGTCGAGTGGCAGCGGCTCCAAGGCCGATCATTAACAAGGATGTCATAGCTCTGTTCATGCGACTCACTCCCAAGTTTTAGTTACATACTAATTTGTCGATCGTCTTCATGAAACAAATCATCCAAAGAACTCAACGTTCCATCCTCTTCCACCTGATGAGTATGGACCATTCCTTTGGATACGGAAAGCTCAATAAAACAACCCCAACAATAATACTGATTCACACCGATTTTACCGATATCTTTACTTTTGCAATTAGGACAACTAAGGACCATCATTGACACCTCGCGTTAGGATAGTACAGAAACGACGACGGTATCTTTTCCGATGATAAGATCTGAAGGATTCTTTACAATTTTCTTTCCCTCCGACAAATCTGCGAAAAAACCGTCCGTTACCTCATATCCTACGATTGTGCCCGTTTCCTCTTCGAAATATACATCATCCAACAGCCCGAGCTTATCCCCTTCTCCGGTTATAAAAGACTTCCCTTTTATCCCGTGAAAATGGTGATAATACACTTGTCCGTCCTTTTTGGCAATGGGTGTAAGAGCATGTTCTCCCACCATGATTGCTTCCTCGCCAAACGAATGAATGTATTCAAAGGGTAGAAACTTGGCTCGTTGGAACAGGCCTTTTCCATCGATGATCAGTCCATTAATGTGCCCTGGTTCTTCTATACAAAGATCTTTTACCCGGCCAATCTTATTCCCTGATGCCATATCGTAAATTAGCATCCCAATCACTCGAGAAAATGTTCTCAAAGAATCCACCTCTTTTCGAACATTACTAGCTTTTGTCTGATTGATTCTCCTCATACCGCGAAAGGTTTTCCATTTTAAAATAGGTGTTTCAATTCAAAAACAGGCCAATTTATTCCACCTTTGACCAAGCAGTATTTCGTAAGTCGAATAGTATGTATAGAATTCAATTAAAGGAGGTGAAAATATATGCCTAAATATTATTATTACTACAAAAATGAACACAAAGTGGTTATGGAAGATGACGCAGCAGAATTCGACTACAATAAGCATGATAAAAAGGACCATTGTGACAAGCATGATAAGAAGCATGACAAGAAGGAGCATTGTGACAAGCATGACAAAAAAGACCACAAAAAGGAAAGTTCAAAATTAGTGGAATTTGCTTATGAAACATCCGACCCCATTACAGAACTACCGTTACCTCTAACGTTCCCCCTAAGTACGCAACCACAAGTCATTGCTACAGCCACTCTGAAGGATGTCGAAAAAGGGAATGTCGTATGGCTAAATGGCCTTTACCATGTAAACAACAACTCGCCGGAATTTGCAGATGTATTTACAAGAATTTATCGGGGGAACATCTCTCCAGCAAATCTAATTTATCAAAGCATTGTAGAAGTTGACGCAGAAGGAAACGATGACGCAACAGAATCAGTTACTCAGTTTGTGGATGTGGTTCCTACTGATGCAAAGAATGTGACCTATTATCTGACAGCTCAAAAAGGTCCGTTTTCTGACGACTTAAGCGTCTTTGCCTACGGCCCTATCACTTTTACTGCTGCAGAAATCAAACAGTAAGATGAACAAGTTATAACCGAAAGAAGCTTGCCCATTGGTGGACAAGCTTCTTTCCCATTGGTATTTACCCTATTGATTACATTCATTATTCTTCATCCATAAAGTCATATGGACTGACGTTTTCCATGCCGATGTTGGCGTCTTTCCAGAAAGGGACCTCTTGAAGAACAGGATCAATGA
This window of the Sutcliffiella horikoshii genome carries:
- a CDS encoding PRC-barrel domain-containing protein → MRTFSRVIGMLIYDMASGNKIGRVKDLCIEEPGHINGLIIDGKGLFQRAKFLPFEYIHSFGEEAIMVGEHALTPIAKKDGQVYYHHFHGIKGKSFITGEGDKLGLLDDVYFEEETGTIVGYEVTDGFFADLSEGKKIVKNPSDLIIGKDTVVVSVLS
- a CDS encoding YrzQ family protein, whose translation is MNRAMTSLLMIGLGAAATRLSRNNDVQNFLGDMTSKRNMKKMRKQAKKLFS